The DNA sequence CAGGTACTCGTACCGCGGGCTCGCCGAGGCGGTGGTCGCGGTGTCCGGTGTGGCGGGCGCCGCGGAGGCGGCGACCATCGGGCCGAACGCGAGCGCGATACCCAGTGCCGTCACCGCCAACGCCTTTGCCGTTTTCATCATCGTGTTTTCTCCTCATCGGGGGAAAGGCTCGGTATTGGCGCACCGAGTCCGTCCGAATATAGGAGTGGACTTTCCGTGTCAGCAATGCCCGGTTAGAGTGCCGCACCGTTGTCCGATGGAACGGGATAATCACCGGAAAGAGATGATCCGCGACGGTAACGCGCACGGTTGGTGACGCTTTTCCAGGTGGTTGACCGCTGCGGGTGTCACCGGCGCGGGGGTGCGGACAGCCGTACTTCGCTCGCCGGGCCCGCGGGTCATCATTCGTGGTGGCGGAGGGGGTGGCCATGGCCGACGGGTCGGTGTTCGGTGGCGGTGTCCGGTGGTCGAGGCTGTTCACGCCGATCGGCGTGTTCCTCGCGCTGTTCGGCCTGCTGAACTTCGCCGAGCTGCCACTGGGCTGGAAGGACCGGCAGCAGCAGGTCGGCCGCTACCTCGACGCCACGCTGGACCTGGGCCCGGACTGGGTGCTGCCGGTGATCTGGCTGGCGAAGCTGGTCGAGCTGGTGCTGGGCGTGATCGCGGGCGCGGCCGTGGTGCGGCGCAGCGCGAAGTGGCTCGCCGCGGCCGTGCTCGGCTGGCTCGCGTGGTTCACCGCGTTCAGCGCCATGGACGTGTGGGCGGCAGACCGCGCCGAGCTCCAGGAGCACACGGTCTACTTCGTCATGTTCGCCGTGCTGCTCGGGTTGATCCACGTCGTCTCGGCCGTGGAGCAGGTGCTGCGCTCACGCGCCTGAGTCGCGCAGCGGCGTGACGCGGACGTCGCGCGCGGTCAGCTCGGCGCCGCAGCCCTCGCACGCCACGTGCACGCCGACGTCGCCGCCGCACGCGCGGTGGTGCAGGTCGAACGACGGCCCCTCGGCCGGTGACATCCAGCGGTCGCCCCACTTCCGCAGCGCCATCAGCACCGGGTAGAGGTCGAGGCCCTTCTCGGTCAGCCGGTACTCGTACCGCGTGCGCACGTCCTTGTACGCCTCGCGGCGCAGGATGCCCTCCTCGACCAGCGTGCCCAGCCGCTCGGTCAGCACGCTGCGCGAGATGTCCATGGCGGTCTGGAAGTCCTCGAACCGCCGCGTGCCCAGGAACGCCTGCCTGAGCAGCAACAACGTCCAGCGCTCGCCCAGCAGGGCGGCGGGCAGCGACACCGTGCACAGCTCGTCGGCAACCTTCACGTGGGCCATGTCCACCCACGATACCCCTTGCGTTCGGAAAACGGATCCAGCTAGGGTTCGGATTCCGAACCCAGGGGGCGCCCGCCATGAGAGTCCGCGAACTGCACGCCGCCGAGGCGGGCCACGCCGTCGACACGGTGTTCCACGGCCTGTCCCCGCGGAGCCGCTACCTGCGCTTCCACGCCCCGGTGCCGCGCCTGACCGCGTCCATGCGCCGGCGGCTGACCGACCTCGACGGCCACCGCAAGGTCGCCGTCGTCGCCGAGTCCCACCGCACGCCGATCGGCATCGGCCGGCTGATCGCCACCGGTGAGGACACCGCCGAGATCTCCCTCGCCGTGGTCGACCCGTGGCAGCGCAGGGGTGTCGGCACCGAGCTCGTGAACGCCCTCGCCCGGCTGGCCGCGGAACTGCGCTACGACGAGCTGCACGGC is a window from the Saccharothrix saharensis genome containing:
- a CDS encoding winged helix-turn-helix transcriptional regulator, encoding MAHVKVADELCTVSLPAALLGERWTLLLLRQAFLGTRRFEDFQTAMDISRSVLTERLGTLVEEGILRREAYKDVRTRYEYRLTEKGLDLYPVLMALRKWGDRWMSPAEGPSFDLHHRACGGDVGVHVACEGCGAELTARDVRVTPLRDSGA
- a CDS encoding GNAT family N-acetyltransferase; protein product: MRVRELHAAEAGHAVDTVFHGLSPRSRYLRFHAPVPRLTASMRRRLTDLDGHRKVAVVAESHRTPIGIGRLIATGEDTAEISLAVVDPWQRRGVGTELVNALARLAAELRYDELHGDVLGENQPMLRLVARVLPGARLTREEDDVLRVSYPLNYRLTHEELVADLRW